The proteins below come from a single Acidimicrobiales bacterium genomic window:
- a CDS encoding TIGR01777 family oxidoreductase, giving the protein MRALVSGASGFVGRALQARLRAEGWDVARIVRASPGPGEVGLDLARRRLDLAGLDDGRLADVDAVFHLAGEPITPTRWSPAKRERIRASRVVSTDVLARALAASEARRTAFVCASAIGFYGDRGDEVLDESSAAGTGFLAEVCRAWEAAAAPAREAGIRVVNARLGVVLGPDGGALARLVPLFSLGLGARLGSGRQWTSFVSLHDAVGALVHLATRPDLAGPVNVTAPEPARNAELTAALAAALHRRSVLAVPRGLLVLALGRDVARDVALASQRVLPRRLEADGFAFAHRDVASAVEAALAQRRRRRGRRDG; this is encoded by the coding sequence GTGCGGGCGCTCGTGAGCGGGGCGAGCGGGTTCGTCGGGCGCGCGCTCCAGGCCCGGCTGCGTGCCGAGGGCTGGGACGTCGCGCGCATCGTGCGCGCCTCGCCCGGCCCCGGCGAGGTCGGCCTCGACCTCGCCCGCCGGCGCCTCGACCTCGCCGGCCTCGACGACGGGCGCCTCGCCGACGTCGACGCCGTCTTCCACCTGGCCGGCGAGCCGATCACGCCGACGCGCTGGAGCCCGGCGAAGCGCGAGCGGATCCGCGCGAGCCGGGTCGTGTCAACCGACGTCCTCGCGCGCGCGCTCGCCGCGAGCGAGGCGCGCCGCACCGCCTTCGTCTGCGCCTCCGCCATCGGCTTCTACGGCGACCGAGGCGACGAGGTGCTCGACGAGTCGAGCGCCGCGGGCACGGGCTTTCTGGCCGAGGTCTGCCGCGCCTGGGAGGCCGCCGCCGCGCCGGCGCGGGAGGCGGGCATCCGGGTCGTGAACGCCCGCCTCGGCGTCGTCCTCGGCCCCGACGGCGGCGCGCTCGCGCGCCTCGTCCCGCTCTTCTCGCTCGGGCTCGGCGCGCGCCTCGGGAGCGGTCGGCAGTGGACGAGCTTCGTCTCCCTGCACGACGCCGTGGGGGCGCTCGTCCACCTCGCGACGCGCCCGGACCTCGCCGGCCCGGTGAACGTGACCGCGCCGGAGCCGGCCCGCAACGCCGAGCTCACGGCCGCGCTCGCCGCGGCGCTGCACCGGCGCTCCGTGCTCGCCGTCCCCCGGGGCCTCCTCGTGCTCGCCCTCGGGCGCGACGTCGCGCGCGACGTCGCGCTCGCGAGCCAGCGCGTCCTGCCGCGCCGGCTCGAGGCGGACGGCTTCGCCTTCGCCCACCGAGACGTGGCGAGCGCCGTCGAGGCCGCCCTCGCGCAGCGCCGCCGACGGCGAGGGCGCCGCGATGGGTGA
- a CDS encoding permease-like cell division protein FtsX: MGVSLDYVAKETATNLWRNRMMALAAILTVAVSLSLVGTALLLRQAVNRQIGQFGSNVSLQIFMNADATPQQVASVRSLIEQTPQITHFTYLDHAASYAQAKRILASSPTALEALTPATTPTVFDCQLKSPDEAPTVAAIFKGYPGVYATPFPAQSIRVLQQVTNVLQAILLAIAIVLLVSSSVLILNAIRVAIFARRREIGVMKLVGATNWFIRVPFMLEGLVQGLFGAVVAVGIVLLSNVGVGYLIRHYHVTVLGSSVLPASDLAVTELVVVAIGLVVGVAGSSVAIRRFLDV, encoded by the coding sequence ATGGGCGTCTCGCTCGACTACGTCGCCAAGGAGACGGCGACGAACCTGTGGCGCAACCGCATGATGGCGCTCGCCGCCATCTTGACCGTCGCCGTGTCCCTCTCGCTCGTCGGGACGGCCCTCCTGCTGCGCCAGGCCGTCAACCGCCAGATCGGCCAGTTCGGCAGCAACGTGAGCCTGCAGATCTTCATGAACGCCGACGCGACGCCCCAGCAGGTGGCGAGCGTCCGCTCGCTCATCGAGCAGACGCCGCAGATCACTCACTTCACCTACCTCGACCACGCGGCGTCGTACGCCCAGGCGAAGCGCATCCTCGCGAGCTCGCCGACCGCGCTCGAGGCGCTCACGCCGGCGACGACGCCGACGGTCTTCGACTGCCAGCTGAAGAGCCCGGACGAGGCGCCGACGGTCGCGGCGATCTTCAAGGGCTACCCGGGCGTGTACGCCACGCCGTTCCCCGCGCAGAGCATCCGCGTGCTCCAGCAGGTGACGAACGTGCTGCAGGCGATCCTCCTCGCCATCGCGATCGTCCTGCTCGTCTCCTCGTCCGTGCTGATCCTGAACGCCATCCGCGTGGCGATCTTCGCCCGCCGGCGCGAGATCGGCGTCATGAAGCTCGTCGGGGCGACGAACTGGTTCATCCGGGTCCCCTTCATGCTCGAGGGGCTCGTGCAGGGGCTGTTCGGCGCCGTCGTGGCGGTCGGCATCGTGCTGCTCTCGAACGTCGGCGTCGGCTACCTGATCCGCCACTACCACGTCACCGTGCTCGGCTCGAGCGTGCTTCCCGCCTCGGACCTCGCCGTCACCGAGCTCGTCGTCGTGGCGATCGGTCTCGTCGTCGGCGTCGCGGGGTCCTCGGTCGCGATCCGGCGCTTCCTCGACGTCTGA
- the prfB gene encoding peptide chain release factor 2 has protein sequence MSAPGVGGAGVERGELADELAELAGRLEAAEAYLHLDRLRARHSELEAQLADPGLWEEPERARRLSAEYGRVRSDLEELERLRRSLTEARELHDLALEEGEEALEALRPELREALDGVRAALEELELRSLFAGEYDERDAVCEIHAGAGGTDAQDWAEMLLRMYLRWAERHGFGVELDEVSPGQEAGILSATFIVRGRHAYGLLAAERGVHRLVRMSPFDSQHRRQTSFASLEATPFLEDAGDEVEIDERDLRVDTYRSSGAGGQHVNVTDSAVRITHLPTGIVVSCQNERSQHQNKARALQILAAKLAERQRAERRAELSALAGPQAKVEWGNQIRSYVLAPYQLVKDLRTGEETGNVEAVLDGDLDRFMVSYLRWRRGGGAEQPG, from the coding sequence ATGAGCGCGCCCGGCGTCGGCGGCGCCGGGGTCGAGCGGGGAGAGCTCGCGGACGAGCTGGCCGAGCTCGCCGGCCGCCTCGAGGCCGCCGAGGCCTACCTGCACCTCGACAGGCTGCGGGCTCGGCACAGCGAGCTCGAGGCGCAGCTCGCCGACCCCGGCCTGTGGGAGGAGCCCGAACGCGCCCGGCGCCTCAGCGCCGAGTACGGGCGCGTGCGGTCCGACCTCGAGGAGCTCGAGCGGCTGCGCCGGAGCCTCACCGAGGCTCGCGAGCTGCACGACCTCGCGCTCGAGGAGGGCGAGGAGGCGCTGGAGGCGCTGCGGCCCGAGCTTCGCGAGGCGCTCGACGGCGTGCGCGCCGCCCTCGAGGAGCTCGAGCTGCGGAGCCTGTTCGCCGGCGAGTACGACGAGCGCGACGCGGTCTGCGAGATCCACGCCGGGGCCGGCGGCACCGACGCCCAGGACTGGGCCGAGATGCTCCTGCGGATGTACCTGCGCTGGGCGGAGCGGCACGGCTTCGGGGTCGAGCTCGACGAGGTGTCCCCCGGCCAGGAGGCGGGCATCCTGTCGGCGACCTTCATCGTGCGCGGCCGCCACGCCTACGGCCTGCTCGCCGCCGAGCGCGGGGTGCATCGCCTCGTGCGCATGTCGCCGTTCGACTCCCAGCACCGGCGCCAGACGAGCTTCGCCTCCCTCGAGGCGACGCCGTTCCTCGAGGACGCCGGCGACGAGGTCGAGATCGACGAGCGGGACCTGCGCGTCGACACCTACCGCTCCTCGGGCGCGGGCGGCCAGCACGTCAACGTCACCGACTCGGCGGTGCGCATCACGCACCTGCCCACCGGGATCGTCGTCTCCTGCCAGAACGAGCGGAGCCAGCACCAGAACAAGGCCCGGGCGCTCCAGATCCTCGCCGCCAAGCTCGCCGAGCGGCAGCGAGCCGAGCGGCGCGCCGAGCTGAGCGCGCTGGCTGGTCCCCAGGCGAAGGTCGAGTGGGGCAACCAGATCCGCTCGTACGTCCTCGCTCCCTACCAGCTCGTCAAGGACCTGCGCACCGGCGAGGAGACCGGCAACGTCGAGGCTGTCCTCGACGGCGACCTCGACCGCTTCATGGTCTCCTACCTGCGCTGGCGCCGCGGCGGCGGGGCGGAGCAGCCCGGCTAG
- a CDS encoding serine hydrolase domain-containing protein, which translates to MVEAHGDLGRPFALASVTKLLSAYAALVALEEGIVRLDDEAGPPGATLEHLLSHASGLSFADRNVVLARPGARRIYSNAGFEVLAEHLAAAAGMPFSRYLAEAVLEPLGLATTRLEGSPAAGARSSAGDVAAFAVELLAPRLVAPETLGRAVTVAFPGLAGVLPGFGRMAPCDWGLGFELRDAKAPHWTAPSCSPGTFGHFGQSGTFCWVDPAARCALVVLTDRPFGPWAKRAWPALGEAVLAGRGD; encoded by the coding sequence ATCGTCGAGGCCCACGGCGACCTCGGCCGGCCCTTCGCGCTCGCCTCGGTGACGAAGCTCCTCAGCGCCTACGCCGCGCTCGTCGCGCTCGAGGAGGGCATCGTCCGGCTGGACGACGAGGCCGGCCCGCCGGGCGCCACGCTCGAGCACCTGCTCAGCCACGCCTCGGGACTGTCCTTCGCCGACCGCAACGTCGTCCTCGCCCGCCCTGGTGCGCGCCGCATCTACTCGAACGCCGGCTTCGAGGTGCTCGCCGAGCACCTCGCCGCCGCGGCTGGCATGCCCTTCTCCCGCTACCTCGCCGAGGCGGTGCTCGAGCCGCTCGGGCTCGCGACGACGCGCCTCGAGGGCTCGCCGGCGGCCGGCGCCCGCTCCAGCGCTGGCGACGTCGCCGCCTTCGCCGTCGAGCTGCTGGCACCGCGCCTCGTCGCACCCGAGACCCTCGGGCGCGCCGTCACGGTCGCCTTCCCGGGCCTCGCCGGCGTCCTGCCGGGCTTCGGTCGGATGGCACCGTGCGACTGGGGGCTCGGCTTCGAGCTTCGCGACGCGAAGGCGCCGCACTGGACCGCCCCCTCCTGCTCGCCGGGCACCTTCGGGCACTTCGGCCAGAGCGGCACGTTCTGCTGGGTGGACCCAGCGGCGCGCTGCGCGCTCGTCGTGCTCACCGACCGCCCCTTCGGCCCCTGGGCGAAGCGAGCGTGGCCGGCGCTCGGCGAGGCGGTGCTCGCCGGGCGCGGCGACTGA
- a CDS encoding NAD(P)/FAD-dependent oxidoreductase has protein sequence MGEGGPPGALAADVLVVGAGPAGCAAAIGLARAGRDVLLVDRARFPRDKTCGDGLTTGALYRLEELGLDPADVASFTPARELALRSPSGRVATLPLGDGSGVPAAVARRGDLDARLLDLARAAGARVLEARAFRALSPGGGLLEAALDGGLTARAAYLVAADGARSAVRRALGRDTTAGGPEEGWLAFRAYARDVGPEAARQWWVWFDEELLPGYGWSFPVGAASVNLGVCAPLGPGRRGRDLAAAWQRMLASPFVTSLLGARARLEAPARAWPIPARRDVSVCAADGRVLFTGDAAFAADPFTGEGIAQALETGTLAAAAIAGPGSADPAAVARRYEAALARTLRRDQTVAAACSSLMAHPRLVGAVVHGCGASRALARRVGRWLFEAYPRGIALTPSAWRPARLRRPDPYAGRALSPGWPRSAGRGR, from the coding sequence ATGGGTGAGGGCGGTCCGCCGGGCGCGCTCGCTGCCGACGTGCTCGTCGTCGGCGCCGGGCCGGCCGGCTGCGCGGCGGCGATCGGCCTCGCGCGTGCCGGGCGGGACGTGCTCCTCGTCGACCGGGCGCGCTTTCCCCGGGACAAGACCTGCGGGGACGGCCTCACGACCGGCGCGCTCTACCGCCTCGAGGAGCTCGGGCTCGACCCCGCCGACGTCGCTTCGTTCACGCCCGCTCGCGAGCTGGCGCTGCGCTCCCCGTCCGGGCGCGTCGCGACGCTGCCGCTCGGGGACGGCAGCGGTGTCCCCGCGGCCGTCGCCCGGCGCGGCGACCTCGACGCCCGCCTCCTCGACCTCGCCCGAGCCGCCGGGGCGCGCGTCCTCGAGGCGCGCGCCTTTCGTGCGCTGTCGCCCGGCGGCGGGCTCCTCGAGGCGGCCCTCGACGGCGGCCTCACGGCGCGCGCCGCCTACCTCGTCGCGGCGGACGGGGCGCGCTCGGCCGTTCGGCGGGCCCTCGGGCGCGACACGACCGCCGGCGGGCCCGAAGAGGGCTGGCTCGCCTTTCGCGCCTACGCGCGAGACGTCGGCCCCGAGGCCGCCCGGCAGTGGTGGGTGTGGTTCGACGAGGAGCTCCTCCCTGGCTACGGCTGGTCCTTCCCGGTCGGCGCGGCGAGCGTGAACCTCGGCGTCTGCGCCCCGCTCGGGCCCGGCCGGCGGGGCCGCGACCTCGCCGCCGCCTGGCAGCGGATGCTCGCCAGCCCCTTCGTCACCTCGCTGCTCGGCGCGCGCGCCCGCCTCGAGGCCCCGGCGCGCGCCTGGCCCATCCCGGCGCGCCGCGACGTCAGCGTCTGCGCCGCCGACGGGCGCGTCCTGTTCACCGGCGACGCCGCCTTCGCCGCCGACCCGTTCACCGGCGAGGGCATCGCCCAGGCGCTCGAGACGGGCACGCTCGCGGCGGCGGCGATCGCCGGGCCCGGCTCCGCGGACCCGGCCGCGGTCGCCCGCCGCTACGAGGCGGCGCTCGCGCGCACGCTCCGGCGCGACCAGACCGTCGCCGCCGCCTGCTCCTCGCTCATGGCGCACCCCCGCCTCGTGGGTGCCGTCGTCCACGGGTGTGGGGCGAGCCGCGCCCTCGCGCGCCGCGTCGGGCGCTGGCTCTTCGAGGCCTACCCACGGGGCATCGCCCTGACCCCGAGCGCCTGGCGCCCGGCGCGGCTTCGGCGGCCCGATCCCTACGCCGGTCGCGCCCTCAGCCCAGGTTGGCCCCGTAGCGCCGGACGTGGTCGTTGA
- the ftsE gene encoding cell division ATP-binding protein FtsE, giving the protein MIRFENVTKAYRGGEPALRDVSLEIQRGEFVFLVGPSGSGKTTCLKLLLREETPDEGAIWVAGRNIGELSHWRVPYLRRNIGCVFQDFRLLPNKTVAENVAFALEVIGRPRSVISTQVAQVLELVGLGEKSARMPDELSGGEQQRVAIARAFVNRPLVLLADEPTGNLDPATSEGIMRLLDRINRTGTTVVMATHDVGIVDAMRRRVVELERGRVVRDQLRGVYGADAPSTSRGIPAVSLLAPGAGGSSAGERAASPSSTGRVAALRARRGVRQV; this is encoded by the coding sequence ATGATCCGGTTCGAGAACGTCACGAAGGCCTACCGGGGTGGCGAGCCGGCGCTCCGGGACGTCTCGCTCGAGATCCAGCGGGGCGAGTTCGTCTTCCTCGTGGGTCCCTCCGGCTCCGGGAAGACCACCTGCCTCAAGCTGCTGCTGCGGGAGGAGACGCCCGACGAGGGGGCGATCTGGGTCGCGGGCCGCAACATCGGCGAGCTCTCGCACTGGCGGGTTCCCTACCTGCGGCGCAACATCGGGTGCGTCTTCCAGGACTTCCGCCTGCTGCCGAACAAGACCGTGGCCGAGAACGTCGCCTTCGCCCTCGAGGTGATCGGGCGTCCCCGCAGCGTCATCTCGACGCAGGTCGCCCAGGTGCTCGAGCTCGTGGGCCTCGGCGAGAAGTCGGCCCGCATGCCCGACGAGCTCTCGGGGGGCGAGCAGCAGCGCGTCGCGATCGCGCGGGCGTTCGTCAACCGGCCGCTCGTCCTCCTCGCCGACGAGCCGACGGGCAACCTCGACCCGGCGACGAGCGAGGGGATCATGCGCCTCCTCGACCGCATCAACCGCACGGGGACGACCGTCGTCATGGCGACCCACGACGTCGGCATCGTCGACGCCATGCGACGGCGCGTCGTCGAGCTCGAGCGCGGGCGGGTCGTGCGCGACCAGCTGCGCGGCGTCTACGGTGCCGACGCGCCGAGCACCTCGCGGGGGATCCCCGCGGTGTCGCTCCTCGCCCCGGGTGCCGGCGGCTCGAGCGCGGGCGAGCGCGCCGCCTCGCCGTCGTCCACCGGTCGCGTCGCCGCGCTGCGGGCGCGCCGCGGCGTCCGGCAGGTGTGA
- the secA gene encoding preprotein translocase subunit SecA — MPAGGGAVNLFGRVLRAGEGKKLRSLAEVVPLINALEPEVEALSDDELAHMTVSFRERLAAGEDLNDLLVEAFAVVREAARRTIGQRHFDVQLMGGMALHFGWIAEMRTGEGKTLVSTLPAYLNALSGKGVHIVTVNDYLARRDAEWMGQIFRFLGLTVGLVVPEVDDFEAKRAAYRADITYGTNTEFGFDYLRDNMAVDLGQMVQRGHHYAIVDEVDSILIDEARTPLIISGPSEDSTRLYYQFASIVRTLRRDEDYEVDEEKRTVVPTESGIAKVERQLGVDNLYDAVSVNYVHQLSKALEAKELYKRDKDYIVADGEVKIVDEFTGRILEGRRWSDGLHQAIEAKERVRILEENHTWATITLQNYFRMYEKLAGMTGTAETEAAEFASTYGLQVVPIPTNKPMIRVDHPDLVFKTEEAKFAAIVADIAERYERGQPVLVGTASVEKSEHLSRLLDKQGIPHTVLNAKQHAKEAAIVAQAGRLHAVTVATNMAGRGVDILLGGNPEGLARQALLAEGLDPASEAGAARLAELEAHYRETCAAEAAEVVALGGLYVLGSERHESRRIDNQLRGRAGRQGDPGESRFYLSLEDELMRLFASGAMSWVMDRALPEDVPIEARMVTRAIERAQNTVEAKNAEIRKDVLKYDEVMNEQRKVIYERRMQILQGEDLREYTLELLRSALGALVDSACPSSFAEEWDLERLVAELAQYYPSQFTVEDLEQAETLEQLRESIVADAVEYYERREAELPGGPDTARQLERQIMLQIIDQRWRQHLAEMDHLREGIHLRGLAQTDPLVAWQQEGYELFGRLMDAIDDDYLRYVMHVQVLVEEEAAPDYRQATFEAAQDPVAGFAAPADAKAPPSVGAAPDRGASTLAPPQRAAALAPASRLVGVPRAKIGRNEPCWCGSGRKYKLCHGAT, encoded by the coding sequence GTGCCCGCGGGCGGGGGAGCGGTGAACCTCTTCGGGCGCGTCCTTCGCGCCGGTGAGGGGAAGAAGCTGCGCAGCCTGGCTGAGGTCGTGCCGCTCATCAACGCCCTCGAGCCGGAGGTCGAGGCGCTGAGCGACGACGAGCTCGCGCACATGACCGTCTCGTTCCGGGAGCGCCTGGCGGCTGGTGAGGACCTCAACGACCTGCTCGTCGAGGCCTTCGCCGTCGTGCGCGAGGCGGCGCGGCGCACGATCGGCCAGCGTCACTTCGACGTCCAGCTGATGGGCGGGATGGCGCTCCACTTCGGCTGGATCGCCGAGATGCGCACCGGCGAGGGCAAGACCCTCGTCTCGACCCTGCCCGCGTACCTCAACGCGCTGAGCGGCAAGGGCGTGCACATCGTCACGGTGAACGACTACCTGGCTCGGCGCGACGCGGAGTGGATGGGCCAGATCTTCCGCTTCCTCGGCCTGACCGTCGGCCTCGTCGTGCCCGAGGTGGACGACTTCGAAGCCAAGCGCGCCGCCTACCGGGCCGACATCACCTACGGGACGAACACCGAGTTCGGCTTCGACTACCTGCGCGACAACATGGCCGTCGACCTCGGGCAGATGGTCCAGCGCGGCCACCACTACGCCATCGTCGACGAGGTCGACTCGATCCTCATCGACGAGGCGCGCACGCCCCTCATCATCTCCGGGCCGAGCGAGGACTCGACGCGCCTGTACTACCAGTTCGCGAGCATCGTCCGGACCCTCCGGCGTGACGAGGACTACGAGGTCGACGAGGAGAAGCGCACGGTCGTGCCGACCGAGTCCGGCATCGCGAAGGTGGAGCGGCAGCTCGGCGTGGACAACCTCTACGACGCCGTCTCGGTCAACTACGTCCACCAGCTCAGCAAGGCGCTCGAGGCGAAGGAGCTGTACAAGCGGGACAAGGACTACATCGTCGCCGACGGGGAGGTGAAGATCGTCGACGAGTTCACCGGGCGCATCCTCGAGGGCCGGCGCTGGTCCGACGGGTTGCACCAGGCCATCGAGGCCAAGGAGCGCGTCCGCATCCTCGAGGAGAACCACACCTGGGCGACGATCACCCTCCAGAACTACTTCCGCATGTACGAGAAGCTCGCGGGCATGACGGGCACCGCCGAGACCGAAGCCGCGGAGTTCGCCTCGACCTACGGCCTCCAGGTCGTGCCGATCCCGACCAACAAGCCGATGATCCGCGTCGACCACCCCGACCTCGTCTTCAAGACCGAGGAGGCCAAGTTCGCCGCGATCGTGGCGGACATCGCCGAGCGCTACGAGCGGGGCCAGCCCGTCCTCGTCGGCACCGCCTCGGTCGAGAAGTCCGAGCACCTCTCGCGCCTGCTCGACAAGCAGGGCATCCCGCACACCGTCCTCAACGCGAAGCAGCACGCCAAGGAGGCCGCAATCGTCGCGCAGGCCGGCCGGCTGCACGCGGTGACGGTCGCGACGAACATGGCTGGGCGGGGCGTCGACATCCTGCTCGGCGGCAACCCCGAGGGCCTGGCGCGCCAGGCGCTGCTCGCCGAGGGCCTCGACCCGGCGAGCGAGGCGGGTGCGGCACGCCTCGCCGAGCTCGAGGCGCACTACCGGGAGACCTGCGCGGCCGAGGCCGCCGAGGTGGTCGCGCTCGGCGGCCTGTACGTCCTCGGCTCGGAGCGCCACGAGAGCCGCCGGATCGACAACCAGCTGCGCGGCCGGGCGGGTCGTCAGGGGGACCCGGGCGAGAGCCGCTTCTACCTCTCCCTCGAGGACGAGCTGATGCGCCTGTTCGCGTCGGGCGCGATGAGCTGGGTGATGGACCGGGCGCTGCCCGAGGACGTGCCGATCGAGGCGCGCATGGTCACGCGGGCCATCGAGCGCGCCCAGAACACGGTCGAGGCGAAGAACGCGGAGATCCGCAAGGACGTCCTCAAGTACGACGAGGTGATGAACGAGCAGCGCAAGGTGATCTACGAGCGCCGCATGCAGATCCTCCAGGGGGAGGACCTGCGCGAGTACACGCTCGAGCTGCTGCGCTCGGCGCTCGGCGCGCTCGTCGACAGCGCCTGCCCCTCGAGCTTCGCCGAGGAGTGGGACCTCGAGCGCCTCGTCGCCGAGCTCGCCCAGTACTACCCGAGCCAGTTCACCGTGGAGGACCTCGAGCAGGCCGAGACGCTCGAGCAGCTGCGGGAGAGCATCGTGGCGGACGCCGTCGAGTACTACGAGCGGCGCGAGGCCGAGCTGCCCGGCGGCCCGGACACCGCCCGCCAGCTCGAGCGCCAGATCATGCTCCAGATCATCGACCAGCGCTGGCGCCAGCACCTCGCGGAGATGGACCATCTGCGCGAGGGGATCCACCTGCGCGGGCTCGCGCAGACCGATCCGCTCGTGGCCTGGCAGCAGGAGGGCTACGAGCTCTTCGGCAGGCTCATGGACGCGATCGACGACGACTACCTGCGCTACGTGATGCACGTCCAGGTGCTCGTCGAGGAGGAGGCCGCGCCCGACTACCGGCAGGCGACGTTCGAGGCCGCGCAGGACCCGGTCGCCGGCTTCGCCGCCCCGGCGGACGCGAAGGCGCCGCCGTCGGTGGGCGCCGCGCCGGACCGAGGCGCCAGCACGCTCGCGCCGCCCCAGCGCGCGGCCGCCCTCGCGCCGGCGAGCCGCCTCGTCGGCGTACCCAGGGCGAAGATCGGCCGCAACGAGCCGTGCTGGTGCGGGAGCGGGCGCAAGTACAAGCTCTGCCACGGCGCGACCTGA
- a CDS encoding sugar phosphate nucleotidyltransferase, translating into MKGVLLAGGTGSRLHPLTRITNKHLLPIYDRPMISYAVEALVKAGITELMVVTGGTHAGEFLRLLSNGEDHGVDRLCYAYQERPGGIAEALGLAERFVGDDLVLVMLADNVFGASIRPVVEAFGRQGKGARIVLARVEEPEHLRHLGVPELGPDGSVVRIVEKPHDPPSPYCVTGLYCYDPSVFSVIATLEPSGRGELEITDVNNHYVAAGQMSYDVYEGFWGDAGESIDAYYAVNDHVRRYGANLG; encoded by the coding sequence ATGAAGGGCGTCCTCCTCGCCGGCGGGACCGGCAGCCGGCTGCACCCGCTCACGCGCATCACGAACAAGCACCTGCTGCCGATCTACGACCGCCCGATGATCTCCTACGCGGTCGAGGCGCTCGTCAAGGCCGGGATCACCGAGCTCATGGTGGTCACCGGGGGCACCCACGCCGGCGAGTTCCTGCGCCTGCTCTCGAACGGGGAGGACCACGGCGTCGACCGGCTCTGCTACGCCTACCAGGAGCGGCCCGGGGGCATCGCCGAGGCGCTCGGGCTCGCCGAGCGCTTCGTCGGGGACGACCTCGTCCTCGTGATGCTCGCCGACAACGTGTTCGGCGCGTCGATCCGGCCCGTCGTCGAGGCCTTCGGCCGCCAGGGAAAGGGTGCCCGGATCGTCCTCGCGCGCGTCGAGGAGCCCGAGCACCTCCGCCACCTCGGCGTGCCGGAGCTCGGCCCGGACGGCAGCGTCGTGCGCATCGTCGAGAAGCCGCACGACCCGCCGAGCCCCTACTGCGTGACGGGCCTCTACTGCTACGACCCCTCGGTCTTCTCGGTGATCGCGACCCTCGAGCCCTCCGGGCGCGGCGAGCTCGAGATCACCGACGTGAACAACCACTACGTCGCCGCGGGACAGATGTCCTACGACGTCTACGAGGGCTTCTGGGGCGACGCCGGCGAGTCGATCGACGCCTACTACGCCGTCAACGACCACGTCCGGCGCTACGGGGCCAACCTGGGCTGA